ACCCTGAATCAGGACATCACCAGGATATGGCTGCGCTCCAGTAGAATCCAAGCTAGTTGACCAAATGTCAATTACTACCTCACCCCACAACAATTGGATTTATTGTTCTTTACATTTGAACGTTCAAGAACAGGATCTTCGACGTAAATGAACCTGCTGCGGGAGACAATTAGGATAAGCGACACCAAATGAAATGATCCACATTACAAGTGATCCGATGAGCACGAGGCTTCAAGCCAGTATCGTAGTGAACATCTTCATGGGGAGAAAGCTTTCGCGTTGGTAAAGATGTGCCCCAGACCTCTCTGGGCCTGTCGGTATGTTGTTTGGAGGTCCCATTGATATAAGGCAGGGTTGTTTCAACAAGACCAGGGGCCATCTTGTCATCAAATCAAGGTACGAAAACAAAGAAGCAGATAACAACAATAATTGCTCCGGGGGATATTGGCTGGCATTTTGTCCATTTAAATAAACTGACATGGTTTGTCTGGGAATGGCCCAACGATGCAGTACTTTTGTCATCTCCACCAATGGTAATTTTCTATTTCTGTCTTCCATGAGCAATCTCGGGTACAATCGCTATGGCCGTTGGTTTAGAACTTGAAGCTTTGACCGTCTGGTccacatatcctgatattgtCTGTAGCAAGCGGAGTGCGACGTTGGACGCGGAGATGGCGGAGATGATAAGGAATAAAATTATGATTCTCGCAACGGTGCAACTATAACTATAGAAGCGGATTCCCGGCCTCATTGGCATTAGCATAAGAGTATCTATGCGCATATGTAGCATGGACTATCCGCCCAGCGAGAATGCACCTCGGTTTGCGGGGAGTGTTTATCCCCGTGAACGCCATAAGAACGACAATTTACCGTTTATTCCTGCCGCTCAGGTCCAAAGGGAAATTGGGACCGAGGGCACCAGACTTTGTGCGTCTTTTTTGAGCCTCATTTCCCCGCTTCGCTTGCGAATCTAACGGCGCAGCAGGGGTTGTGATCGACGACATAGTATACGATGTGACGGAGTTTTCAAAGCA
This sequence is a window from Aspergillus chevalieri M1 DNA, chromosome 5, nearly complete sequence. Protein-coding genes within it:
- a CDS encoding cytochrome b5-like heme/steroid binding domain-containing protein (COG:S;~EggNog:ENOG410PSP7;~InterPro:IPR036400,IPR001199;~PFAM:PF00173), translating into MRICSMDYPPSENAPRFAGSVYPRERHKNDNLPFIPAAQVQREIGTEGTRLWVVIDDIVYDVTEFSKQHPGGQIPLRNFAGKSCSWQFHQIHSLKTLQKYEGLRVGWTENVLNPYQKPKPQVVRPLWSQQFW